A stretch of the Elephas maximus indicus isolate mEleMax1 chromosome 3, mEleMax1 primary haplotype, whole genome shotgun sequence genome encodes the following:
- the LOC126072200 gene encoding zinc finger protein OZF-like isoform X2 yields the protein MMETFRNLASVVSRNLNDGKKLSSEQVIVRLMKNGTWPSLLREICEFQGIEDKHNNQERHVRSHILEKLHESNESIQYGNTFSWIPDMTEFMKTPPQVNLVECCECEKFVDHSSLKYHTRSYTGCSMYQCKKCGECCSCPSHPTIPMRTLIVEKPFKCKVFGEGFTGISALKNHVTTLTGKKPYECNESGSSLYFGTNMRGHKCKCKKCWKAYTHLSSLTLHKKINSRDKPYECMECEKASSVIEHIRQHDEERIYECKECGKAFSQSSHLITHVRIHSGERPYECKECGKAFSRSSFLTEHIRTHSGERPYECKECGKAFSRSSYLINHIRTHNGERPYKCKECGKAFSQFSILSRHTRIHSGERPYECKECGKAFSHSSTLTKHVRIHSGERPYVCKECGKAFSCASSLTIHTRTHSGEKPYECKECGKVFSRSSSLTEHIRTHSGERPYKCKECGKAFSQSSSLTKHIRTHSGERPYDCKECGKVFSNSSYLTFHLRSHTGQKPL from the exons CCTTGTTAAGAGAAATCTGTGAATTCCAGGGCATTGAAGACAAGCATAACAACCAGGAGAGACATGTGAG GAGCCATATTTTAGAGAAGCTCCATGAAAGTAATGAAAGCATTCAGTATGGAAACACCTTCAGCTGGATTCCAGATATGACCGAGTTTATGAAAACTCCTCCTCAAGTAAATCTTGTTGAATGCTGTGAGTGTGAAAAATTCGTGGATCATTCATCACTTAAGTATCATACTAGATCTTACACTGGATGCAGTATGTATCAGTGTAAGAAATGTGGAGAATGCTGCAGCTGTCCTTCTCATCCAACCATTCCTATGAGAACTCTTATTGTAGAGAAACCCTTTAAGTGTAAGGTATTTGGGGAAGGCTTCACTGGTATCTCAgctcttaagaatcatgtgacaACACTTACTGgaaagaaaccctatgaatgtaatgaaTCTGGTAGTTCTTTATACTTTGGCACAAATATGAGAGGTCATAAGTgtaaatgtaaaaaatgttggaaagcCTACACTCATCTCTCATCCCTTactttacataaaaaaattaatagtagAGATAAGCCTTATGAGTGTATGGAATGTGAGAAAGCCTCATCTGTCATTGAACACATAAGACAAcatgatgaagagagaatttatgaatgtaaggagtgtgggaaagcctttagtcagtcATCACACCTCATTACACATgtaagaattcacagtggagagaggccttatgaatgtaaggaatgtgggaaagcctttagtcgttCCTCATTCCTCACTGAAcacataagaactcacagtggagagagaccttatgaatgtaaggaatgtggaaaagcttTTAGTCGGTCCTCATATCTCATTAACCACATAAGAACTCACAATGGGGAGCGGCCTTataaatgtaaagaatgtgggaaagcctttagtcagttCTCAATCCTCTCTAGACATAcaagaattcacagtggagagaggccttatgaatgtaaggaatgtgggaaagcctttagtcattCCTCAACCCTCACTAAACATGTAAGAATTcatagtggagagaggccttatgtatgtaaggaatgtggaaaagcctttagttGTGCCTCATCCCTCACTATACAtacaagaactcacagtggagaaaagccttatgaatgtaaggagtgTGGGAAAGTCTTTAGTCGTTCCTCATCCCTCACtgaacatataagaactcacagtggagagaggccttacaaatgtaaagaatgtgggaaagcctttagtcagtcCTCATCCCTTACtaaacatataagaactcacagtggagagaggccttatgactgtaaggaatgtgggaaagtctTCAGTAATTCCTCATACCTCACTTTTCACTTAAGAAGTCACACAGGACAAAAGCCTTTGTAA